Genomic segment of Bifidobacterium lemurum:
AGGATCAGGATCCGCGGGTCGGCGAGCAGCACGCGAGCGAAGGCGATGAGCTGTCGCTGCCCGGCGGAGAGCGTCGAGCCACGCTCCTCCACCACGGTGTCGTAGCCGTCGGGCAGTTCCATGATGAACTCGTGCGCGTGCACGGCCCGGGCCGCAGCCTCGATCTGATCGTCCGTGGCGTCGAGCTTGCCGTAGCGGATATTCTCGCGCACGTCGCCCGAGAAGATGAACGTGTCCTGCAGCATCACGCCCATCTGCCGGCGCAGCGACTCAAGCGTCACGTCGCGCACGTCGTAGCCGTCGATCGTCACCGACCCCTCCGACACGTCGTAGAAACGCGACAGCAGCGAGATGATCGTCGTCTTGCCCGCGCCCGTCGGCCCCACCAGCGCGACCGTGCGCCCCGGTGAGACATGGAAGTCCACCAGATTGAGGATGTTGCGCCCACCCTCCTCGTAGCGGAACACCACATCGTTGAAATCCACCGCGCCACACACCTGCGGCAGGTCGGCGGCCCCCGGCCTGTTCTCGATCTCGGGCACCACATCCAGCGTCTCGAAGATGCGCTCCAGATAGGCGGAGCAGGTGATGAGCTGGTTGTAGAAGTTGCCGATGTTGATGACCGGGTTCCAGAAGTTATTCGCGTAGCCGACGAACGCGATGAGCACGCCCGTGGTCACGTCCACGCCGGCGAAGCCCGTGATGCCCACGAAGTAGATCAGCGCGATCGTCATCACGGAGATGGTCTGCACGCCCGGCCACATGAGGAACTGGATGTGCACCGCCTTCATCCACGCGTCGCGCACCTCGCTTTGCTGCTGCTGGAAGGTGGCGAACTGCGCTCGCTCCTGTGCGAAGGTCTGCGTGGTTTTCACTCCGGCGATCGACTCGTGGATGTACGCGTTGAGGTTCGACTGCTTGTTCGACAGCCGCTGGTAGGCGCGCCGCTGGAAATACTGCAGCACGCGCACCCAGAGGATGAGCACGGGGAACAGCACCAGGCTCCACAGCGCGAGCCGCCAGTCGACCGCGAACATAATCACCAGCGTGAGCAGGAAGGTGAACACGTCGGAGATCACGTTGATCAGACCGGACGAAAGCGTGTCGGACAGCGTGTTCACGTAGTTGACCACACGGATCAGGATCTTGCCGTGCGGACGCGAGTCGAAGTAGCTGAACGGCAGCGTCTGGATATGCGTGAAGATGTCGCGGCGCATGTCCTTGAGCATCATCTGCCCCACGCGCGTGATCTCCACCGTGCGGTAGCGCAGGCACA
This window contains:
- a CDS encoding ABC transporter ATP-binding protein, which codes for MAQRNTFREDEELEEQINLRDILRVGKYLKPYLDRVVRILIVVVSMSGILVTVPYLTKIMIDEAIPNKDLGLLGLLAGLLAVLIVVYELCLRYRTVEITRVGQMMLKDMRRDIFTHIQTLPFSYFDSRPHGKILIRVVNYVNTLSDTLSSGLINVISDVFTFLLTLVIMFAVDWRLALWSLVLFPVLILWVRVLQYFQRRAYQRLSNKQSNLNAYIHESIAGVKTTQTFAQERAQFATFQQQQSEVRDAWMKAVHIQFLMWPGVQTISVMTIALIYFVGITGFAGVDVTTGVLIAFVGYANNFWNPVINIGNFYNQLITCSAYLERIFETLDVVPEIENRPGAADLPQVCGAVDFNDVVFRYEEGGRNILNLVDFHVSPGRTVALVGPTGAGKTTIISLLSRFYDVSEGSVTIDGYDVRDVTLESLRRQMGVMLQDTFIFSGDVRENIRYGKLDATDDQIEAAARAVHAHEFIMELPDGYDTVVEERGSTLSAGQRQLIAFARVLLADPRILILDEATSNIDTRTEEALQAGLAALLKGRTSFIIAHRLSTIENADEIFYIDHGQIVEHGAHKTLLEARGAYWRLYESQYAMITAGVGA